DNA from Streptomyces luteogriseus:
CGACTGCGCACCGCCGCCGTCCGCCACGGGCCCGTACTGCTGACCTACGGCGTCCTGAAGCTGGCCGGCTTCGCCGTCTTCATGTACCTGCTGGACTCCGCGGGTGACTTCCGGAAGAAGAACCCGCGCTTCGGCGGCGGCGAACACGCCTGGGACGTCCTGGCAAGCTGGGACGGCTGGTGGTACCAGCAGGTCGCCGAGCACGGGTACGACCCCGCTCTGAAGCCGGTCCCGGGCGCGACGGGCATGATCACGCTGGAGGGCAATTCTGCGGCGTTCTTCCCGCTGTACCCGACGCTGATGCGGCTGGTGTCGGAGTGCACCGGGCTCGGCCTGTACGGCGCCGGCATGGTGGTCTCCGTCGTCGCCTCGTTCGCCGCCGCGCTCGGCATCTACGCCGTGTCGAAACGCCTCGGCGGCCACCGGGCCGGTCTGGTCGCGGCCGGGCTGTGGGCGGTCTGGCCCGGCTCGGGCACGGAGTGGTCGGGCTACTCGGAGTCCCTCTACACGGCCCTCGCCGCATGGGCCTGTCACGCCGTCATGACCCGTCGCTGGCTGACCGCGGGCCTGCTGACCTTCGCGGCCGGGCTCTGCCGGCCCACCGCGGTCGCGCTGGTGGCCGCCCTGGCCTTCGCCGCGGTCATGGCACTGCGCCGGCGTGAGGACGGGATTCGCCGCCCCCTGGCCGCCGTGGCGATCGCGCCCCTGGGCCTGTTCGGCTACCTCGCCTGGGTCAACTACCGCATGGGCGACCTCAACGGCTACTCCAAGCTCCAGGACGGCGCCTGGGGCCACAAGTTCGACTGGGGAGTCCACTCGTTCAACGTGCTGACGTCCATCCCCGTCGGTCACTTCGACTACCTCTTCGCGATGCCCTTCGAGGACGTCATCGGCGTCTGCGTGGTGCTGATGGTGCCGGTGCTGACCGTGCTGCTGATACGCCTGCGACCGCCTGGCGTACTCGTCGTCTACACCGTCCTGTCGTACCTCATGGTGATGACGACCCAGCAGTACTTCGGCAACGTCTCGCGCTATCTGCTCCCGCTCTTCCCGCTGTTCGTCCCGCTCGCCCTCGCGATGCGGCGGCTCAGGTGGCCGTCCCTGACGACGGTCCTCGGGATGGCCGCGCTGGCTTCCGGGTCGTACGCGGGATACGTGCTCTTCGTGCTGGGGGTGCCGTAGACCGACGCCGGCGACCGGTGAGATGGCACCGAAACATTCCCTTCACCCAGGAAGTATTTAGGGGTAACGACCGCTGCCTACCGTGCCTGCCTTGTCAGTCCCCAACCCGCAGCAAGGAGGCGTGGCATGAGTGCCGAGCCACGACTGGCCGAGGTCGCCGAGCCGGAACCCGCACAGCAGGCAGCGCCGGGCACGGACCAGGCCGTCAAGGAGACCCTCGAGGACTACACGCTCCGTTTCGCGCCACGCAGTTACCGGCGCTGGACCCCGATGGTGGTGGCGACGACCGCGCTCGGCGGCATCGCCTACATGGCCGACTTCTCCATCGGGGCCGGCATCGGCCTTGCCCACGGCACCGGCAACGCGCTGCTCGCGATCGCCGTCGCCGCCGTCGTGATCTTCGTGACCGGATTCCCGCTGGCCTACTACGGGGCCCGCTACAACATCGACCTGGACCTGATCACCCGCGGCTCCGGCTTCGGCTACTTCGGCTCGGTCCTCACCAGTGTCATCTTCGCCAGCTTCACCTTCATCTTCTTCGCCCTCGAAGGCTCGATCATGGCCCAGGGCCTGAAGCTGGGCCTCGGACTGCCGCTCTGGCTCGGCTACTTGGTCTCCACGCTGATGGTGATCCCCCTGGTGATCTACGGCATGACGGCGCTGAGCAAGCTCCAGGTGTGGACCACCCCGATCTGGCTGCTGCTGATGGTCGGCCCGCTGGTCTACCTGGTCGCCACCGACCCGGGCACCGTCGACCGCTTCCTCGCCTACGCGGGCACCGACGGGGACGGCGGCATCAACACCGCGTCCGTGCTGCTCGGCGCGGGCGTGTGCCTGTCGCTGATCGCGCAGATCGGCGAGCAGATCGACTACCTGCGCTTCATGCCGCCCAAGACCGAGGCGAACAAGCGCAGTTGGTGGACGGCCGTGGTGATGGCCGGACCGGGCTGGGTCGTGCTGGGGGCGCTGAAGCAGGCCATCGGCGTGTTCCTCGCGGTGTACATCATCGCCGAGGTCGGAGCCTCCGCCGCGCCCGAGCCGATCCAGCAGTTCAAGGGTGCCTTCGACGCGATGATGCCGTCCTGGCTCGTGGTTCCGCTGGCGGTGGTGCTGGTCGTCATCAGCCAGATCAAGATCAACGTGACGAACGCGTACTCGGGCTCGCTCGCCTGGACCAACTCCTTCACCCGGGTCACCCGGCGCTACCCCGGCCGGATGGTCTTCGTGCTGGTCAACCTGGGCTTCGCGCTGGCCCTGATGGAGGCCGACATGTTCAGCTTCCTCAACGGCATCCTGGGTTTCTACTCGAACTGCGCGATCGCCTGGGTGGTCACGGTGGCCACCGACATCGGCATCAACAAGTACGTGCTGAAGCTGTCCCCGCACGCCCCCGAGTTCCGCCGCGGCATGCTCTACGCCGTCAACCCGGTCGGGGTCGTCGCCTTCGTCGCCGCCTCGGGGCTGTCCATCGCCCTGTACTTCCATGCCCTCGGCGACATGCTCCAGCCGTACTCCCCCGTCGCCGCGGCCGTCATCGCCTTCGTCCTCACGCCGCTGATGGCCGTGGTCACCAAGGGCCGGTACTACCTGCGCCGCACCGACGACGGCATCGCCGAGCCCCTGCTGGACGAGGACGGCAACCCCAGCGCCGTCACCTACGAATGCCATGTGTGCCGGCAGCAGTTCGAGCGGCCGGACGTGGCGGCCTGCCGAACACACGACGCGGTCGTCTGCTCCTTGTGCCTGAGCACCGACAAGGTCGGCGACCACGTCCTGCCCGCGGCGGTCTGACCCGTACGGCGGGAGCGCGGTCGGGTGCTCCCGCCGTACGGCACGTTCCAAGTCGGTCTCGGCGCGCTGTGCGGGACCGGATGAGGAGGCGGCTCCGGGACCCGGGCGGCATACTGATCTTGCGCTGCGCACGGATCAGGACCGACGGTCGGAGAGGGGATGACGGGACGTGGCCACCGAAGAGCCGGACGGGCGGGGAACTCCCCGCGAGCCGAACGGCGTTCCCCCCGTCTCCGACGAGGTCTGGCTGAGGTTCCTCACGGACAGCGAGTCCGCCATACGGCTCTCCGCGCCCAGGGAACCCTCCGCGAGGGAGCGGGCGGCGGGGCGGCAGCTCCAGCCCCCGCACGCCGTCGGTGACCTGTGGCAGCCGGAGGACCTGTGGGTCCGTGGGGCGTGGCGGGACCTGGACCGCCGGTCCAAGGTCCGGCGGGCGGGGCGGGTCGTCGCCACCGCGGCCGCCGTCGCCCTGGCGCTGGGTGCCTGGTCCCAGCTGTCCACCGGCGCGGGCACGGGCCACCGGCCCGAGGGGAGCACGGTGCGGCAGGTCGAGGGCGCCACGGCGCGGCTGTCCACCGCGACGCCCGTGCCGTCCACGCCCTCCGTCCCGCCGCCGTCGCGGTAGCGCGCGCAGAGCGGGTGGGGGCCATGCCGAACTCGAGCAGGGACGGGGCAGGGGGCAAAACACCCAGCCCCGTCCTCTGACACGGAGCCGAGGTCTCAGCCCGTCTTCCAGCCCCTTCTCGTGTCGATCCGCTCCCACTCGGCCTCCCACTGGGCCATGCGCCGCCGGTCGAGGAACAGGCGGGTCAGCCACGCGGCTCCCAGTACCGCACTGCCCGCGAACACCCCGGCGAGCGCACCACCCATGACGGTGTGCAGCCAGGCCTCGCCGCCGGTCACCGGCGGCGTCGTGAGGTCACCGCTCCGGTTCACCCACACGGAGTGGGTGCTCCCGGCGGGGGCCCTGGGCGGTACCCGGGCCTCGTCCCGGTGGATCGAGCCGTCCGGCGCGGTCCACCGCACCTTGCCCCACACCCGGTGGTCGCTCGCTCCGCCGGCCGATGACGGGCCGGGCGCGTCCTTGACGACCACCGCCGGGACCTGGCGGCTCTCGGCCCGCTGCCGTTCGACGGCCTGCTCGACCGTGCCCGCCGCCACCAACCCGGCGACCACCCCGCCCAGCAGGGCGAGCACCCAGCCGGCCAGCACGACCCAGGCTTCGACGACATCGACGCGCCGTTTGAGCACGTTGCGTCGCCACCGCCACCACCGCACGGTCGTACGCACTGACGTTGTCATAGGCCGACACCCCCTCGTGAGCACCGGCAGCACCCTTCCAGTGTGCGCCTGACAGCCGTGAACGCTCGCCGATCAACGCCGTCGGTTCCTTCCGGGGGGCGTGGGGCGTGGTTCAGCCGGGAGAGGCCGCGATCCGTACCCGGTCGCTCTCGTCGCCGGACAGGAAGGAGGCCATCGCCCGTCCTTCCTCGGTGACGCCGGTGCGGTCGGTCCGGGAGAAGCGGCGCAGCGGGGTGACGAGTACCGTGTCCGCCTCCACGGTCCAGGTCGCGGCGACCCTGCCGTCGACCAGGACGACGCGTTCGCCGGCCACGGACAGGTGGCGGTGCGCGTCGTCGATGATCCGGCTGCGGTCGTGGTAGCCGAGGATCGCGTTGTCGAACGCCGGCAGGAACCGGACGGGTGCCGGGGTGTCGGGGTCGGGGCGGGGCGCGTCGGGGAGGTCGAGCAGTTCGCGGCCGCGCTCGTCGCGGAAGGCGACGAGTTCCTCGCGCAGGGCGGAGACCGCGCCGGGCAGTCCGGCGAGGCCGCACCAGGCACGCAGGTCGGCCGAGGCGGCAGGGCCGTAGGCCGTCAGGTAGCGCCGCACCAGCGCCTGGCCCACGGGGTCGGAGCCGTCCGGGGCGGGCGGGTCGATCTCGCGTCCCAGCCAGGAGGAGATCAGCGCGTAACGCGCTCCCGCTTTCGTGCGCCACAGACCGCGCGGCGGCAGCTGGACCGTGGGCAGCAGGGCGGCGACCAGCATCTCGCCCAGGGGCCGGGGCCCCGCCGCGGGCCAGCGGCCGGCCACGGCTCTCGCGAGTTCGGGCATGGAGCGGGGTTCGCCGTCGGCCAGGACCTCCCGGCCCGCCGCGGCGAGTTCATCGGGGTCGACCCCGTCGAGCTCGCGCCGGTAGACCCCGAGGACCCGCTGACGCAGCATGCCGTCGTGGCGGGCACGCCAGGCCACGACATCGTCGGTGGTCACGAGGTGGACGGTGCGGCGCATGAGGTGGGTGCGCACGACACGTCGCCCGGTCAGCAGGTCCGACAGCTCCGCCGGGTCGAACACCCGCAGCCGCGACCAGAGCCCGAGGAACGGCTCCTGCGGTTCCTGCGCCTGCAGACCGCACAGGTGCGCGACGGCGTCGAGCGCCGGCAGGCCGGCGCGCTCGAGGAGCAACTGCCGGGCGAGGGTGGCGCGGTTGAGCGCCCGGGCGTCGAGCACGGTCATCGGAGCACCTCGGTTCTCGGGTCGTGTGCCGACCCGTGGGCAGGGTGTCGGGGCGGCGCGCGTGCTCACGCTCGCACGGGATGCGGTCAGGCCGTGACCGCGTCCCGTGCCGGTGGGGCTCTCCGGGCGTCCGTCGCCGCGCTCAATGTCGGCGCGGCCACGCGGGTGTCACCAGGCGGGGCGCGACGATGCTGCCGGAGCTGAGTGACTCCTCCTGCTCATCTGAGTAGGCACACTCATGTCCCCGTCGTGGTCCGCTCGAACACTGGGCGCATGAGAAGACTTTCCGAGCTGGTCGGCACGGCCGCCCACACGCTGCGGCGCTCGCACATCACACTCGTGACGGCGCTCGTCGCCACCGTTGGACTCGTCGCATGCGGCACCGAGAGCGCCGGCACCGACGCCGGCCTGACCAGTCCCGCGGGCGGCGCCGAGGACCGGCCCGGTACGGCCTTCTCGAAGATGCTGGACGAGGTCGCGGAGACCTGCCCCGCCGACGGCCCGCCGCAGGCACCCCCGTCCGGGCCTGCCAACCCCATGCCGTCCGGTGCGGAGGAGACACCGCCGAGCGGCGCGGTCGTGCCGATCGCCCCCACGGCCGGGCCGGAGGTGGAGCTCAACGCCCGGGACTGGTGCGCCGGACACCTCCATGCGGAGCGCGTGGCCCGAGCCCTCAGGGGCCTGAAGAAGCCCACGCCCACCGACGTCAGGGCGGTCCTGAAGGATCTCGGCTACATCGACGAGCGCATCCACGGCCTCCGGCAGTCGGGCGCGGCCACGCGGTTCTCCCTCGACCTGCGCGACCGCGGCGGACGGCTCTGCACGGCCGGCTCCGCGGCCGGTGCCAGGACGGTCGTGGACCTGTGCGTGGCCTCCGCCACCGGCCCGTTCGTGACGGGGCAACGGAGTCGGTGACGCCGCGCCGCCAGGCCCCGGCCGATGAGTTTCCGATGGTCGCGCAGTCCACCCGTCGACACGAAGGGAGCGCACCATGCGCAAGATCATCGTTTGCACGTTCCTGTCCCTGGACGGCGTCATGCAGGCTCCGGGCGGTCCGGACGAGGACGCCGAGAGCGGCTTCGAGCACGGCGGCTGGCAGAAGCCGGTGTCCGACGACGAGGTCGGCGCGGCCATCGCCGGCTGGTACGAGCCCTCAGACGCGATGCTGCTCGGCCGCAAGACGTACGACATCTTCGCGGCGTACTGGCCGACCGCCGATCCCGGCAACCCGTTCACCGAGCGGATGAACAGCATGCGCAAGTACGTGGCGTCCCGGACCCTGACGTCCCTGGAGTGGGAGAACTCCACGCTGCTGGAGGGCGACGTCGCCGACGCCGTGCGCGAACTGAAGGCCTCCGACGGCGGCGACATCAACGTCGTCGGCAGCGGCGACCTCGCCCAGACGCTCATGCGGCACGACCTGGTCGACGAGTACCGGCTGACCATCCATCCGGTGATCATCGGCACCGGCAAGCGGCTGTTCGCCGACGGAGCGGTCCCCACCGCGCTGGAGCCGGTCGGTGTCTCGACGACGAAGAGCGGCACCGTCGTCGGCGTCTACCGGCCGACCGGCAGGCCCGGCTACGACAGCTACTAGGTTCTGGCCCCTCGCTCAGTGCCCTGCCGTGCCGGGACGAGGACGGCGGTGAGGTGGAGTGCGGCCTGGCGGGCGTCGGCGAGTTGTCACATCGTGAGACCAGGCCGCCGGCCATTCCCTATGTTTCCTATCGACTTACTAGGAAAGTATTGACGGAGACTTGCGCGGCTGCGCAGGATGATGCGCATGGCCCACATGTCTTTCCCGCCCGTGAGGCTCAACACCCCGCTCTGCAAGCGAACTTGAGGAGAGTCACGCGATGGGCGTTGCCCCGGCGCCGTCCGGCCCCGCCATGGAGTCCGACGAGCGCGGGCCCGGCCGAGCGCACTGGCTGCGGGTGGCCCGCGAGACGGCGGACGACCTGGCCACGGACGCCGTGACCCGGGAACAGGCCGGCAAGCCCCCGTTCGACGAGGTGTCGCGGCTGCGCGAGTCGGGGCTGCTGTCGCTGCTCGTCCCGGCGCAGCTCGGAGGAGGCGGCGGGGACTGGGCCGAAGCGTATGCCGTGGTCCGGGAGATCGCGGCGGCGGACGGCGCCATCGGCCAGCTTCTCGGCTGTCACTACTTCATGTCCTGGAGCGCCCGGTTCTTCGCCGACCCCGCCCTCGCCTCCCGGCTCCAGCGGCGGTCCGCGACCGAACAGTGGTGCTGGGGCGGCGGCCTGGCCCGCCAGGAACCGGCGCTGATACTCACCGAGGACACGCGGGGGTACGTGCTGAACGGCCGCCAGAGCTACGCCGCCGGTGTCCTGGTCGCAGACCGGCTCGCCGTACGGGCGGTGCGGGCCGACACCGGCGAACCCCTCGTGCTCGTGGTCGATCCGGCCCTCGCGGGCGTGGCCGTCGACGGTGACGCCGACCCCTTCGGCCAGCGGCTGGCGGCAGGCGGCAGCGCGGAGTTCGACGCCGTGCCGGTCGCCGCCGACGACGTACTGGGTTCCCTGTCGGCGGACGAGGAAGTCCTGTCGCCCCTGACGGCCCTGGTGTCACCGGTCGGTCGCCTCCTGTCGGTGCAGCTCCGGCTCGGCATGGCGGAGGGCGTGCTCGCCGAGGCCCGCGAGTACAGCAGGACCGGCCACTCGCCCTGGCTGCCGGACCGGCCGGCCGGCGCCCCGCAGGACCCGCAGGTGCTCACGGCGTACGGGGAGCTCACCGTGCTCACCCGCTCGGCGTCCGCCCTGGCCGACCAGGCGTGCCAGGCCGTGCGGGGCGGGCTGGCCGACGGCGAGGACCTCACCTACGAGGAGTACGCGGAGGTCTCCGTCCTCGTGGCCATGGCCGAAGCCGCCGCGTCCAGGGCCGCCCAGGAGACCACCGCCCGTGCCCTCGACATCATCGGTGCCCGCTCCGCGTCCGCGCGGCTGGGGTTCGACCGGTTCTGGCGCAACGCCCGGACCCACACCCTGTACGAGCCCGTGGGCCAGCGCCTCCGGGACGTCGGGGACTACTTCCTCAACGGCGCGTACCCTCCGTTCGTCCTCCCCGTCTGACCGCGCGGGGACATGCCGTCCGCTCCGCCGTAGGGTGAATCCCCCACGAGCAGGACAGGAGGCCGAGGTGGCCGGGACGACACGGACGGGGACGACGGTCGCCGAGGTGATGGCCGAGCTGGCCGCGCTCGAGGACCCGAAGGCGCGGGCGGTGAACGAGCGGCACGGCGACGACCACGGGGTGAACCTCGGCAAGCTGCGCGCGCTCGCGAAGCGACTGAAGACACAGCATGAACTCGCCCGCGGCCTCTGGGAGACGGACGACACCGCCGCGCGGCTGCTGGCGCTTCTGATCTGCCGTCCGAAGGCGTTCGGGCGGGACGAGCTGGACGTCATGCTGCGCGGGGCGCGCGCCCCCAAGGTCCACGACTGGCTCGTGAACTACGTGGTGAAGAAGAGCCCGCACTGTGAGGAACTGCGTCTGGCCTGGACCGCCGATCCGGACCCCGTCGTCGCGAGTGCCGGCTGGGCGCTCACCACCGAGCGGGTGGCGAAGAGGCCCGAGGGCCTGGACCTGGCGGGGCTGCTCGACGTCATCGAGGCGGAGATGAAGGACGGCCCGGACCGTCTGCAGTGGGCGATGAACCACTGCCTGGCCCGGATCGGCATCGAGCGTCCCGAGCTCCGGGGCCGGGCGATCGGCATCGGTGAGCGCCTGGAGGTGCTCAAGGACTACCCGACGTCCCCGGGCTGCACATCGCCGTACGCGCCCGTCTGGATCGACGAGATGGTCCGGCGGCAGCAGTCGTAGGCGCGTGCCCCTGGGCGGCCGGTGCTCAGCGGGGGTTCCCCGCGGCGCCACCTTCGCCGCGGAGGCCGGTCGACGACAGGCCCGTGAGACCGGCCGCGGTGTCGGCCGGCTGCAGGTGCGGGCCGATCCACTCGCACAGCAGGACCGTGGCATCGTCCTGGAGACGGCCGTCGTGGTATTCGAGGACCGCCTGGATGAGGCGGCGCAGCGTCTCGGGGACGGGCAGGCCGTCGGCGTGGTGGCGGATGAGGAAGTCGGTGAAGCGTGCCAGGCCGAACTCCCGGCCACCGGAGCGGCGCGCCTCGGTGATGCCGTCGGTGTAGAAGACGATACGGTCGCCCGGCTGGAGGTGCTCCTCGCACACGAGCGTGCGCAGCCCCAGGTCGGTGCCCATCGGGTGGGCCGGCGGGCAGGCCAGATGACTGGTCCAGCGGTTGTCGCGAATGATGATCGGCGGATGGTGGCCGCGGTTGACCCACCGCAGGACACCGGTGCGGGTGTCGAGGGTGGCCAGGACTCCGGTGACGTAGCGCCGGTGGTCGTACTGCTCCAGAAGGGCGGCTTCGACGGCGTCGGCCTTCTCCACGAGGCCCGCCCCCTGGCGGCGGGCATTGCGGCAGGCGCCGAGGGCGAGGGCTCCGGACAGGCCGGCCGCCGTGTCGTGGCCCATCGCGTCGAAGATCGTCAGGTGGACCAGGGGCCCGTCGACGGCGTATTCGAAGACGTCGCCGCTGATGTCGTAGGCCGGTTCCAGGGACGCGGAGATCGCCACCCTGCCGTCGGCGTAGGTGCGCGGGGGCAGCAGGTTCCACTGCATCTCCGCGGTCACGCTCATCGGCCGTGCGCGCACCAGCTTGGCCAGTGCGTCGCTGGTGCCCCTCTTGCTGACGATGATCAGGGAGATGAGCGCCGCCAGCGCCTCCATGTCCACGCGGGCCTCGGCGTCGTCGCGCTCGGTGCTCACCCGCAGCAGCCCGATGCGTTCCGTCCCGTCCAGCAGCGGCACCCACCACTGGAACAGCTCACCGCCCGGGGGTGCGGCGGGCAGGACGTCGCCGTACTGATAGGCCCGCCC
Protein-coding regions in this window:
- a CDS encoding acyl-CoA dehydrogenase family protein, giving the protein MGVAPAPSGPAMESDERGPGRAHWLRVARETADDLATDAVTREQAGKPPFDEVSRLRESGLLSLLVPAQLGGGGGDWAEAYAVVREIAAADGAIGQLLGCHYFMSWSARFFADPALASRLQRRSATEQWCWGGGLARQEPALILTEDTRGYVLNGRQSYAAGVLVADRLAVRAVRADTGEPLVLVVDPALAGVAVDGDADPFGQRLAAGGSAEFDAVPVAADDVLGSLSADEEVLSPLTALVSPVGRLLSVQLRLGMAEGVLAEAREYSRTGHSPWLPDRPAGAPQDPQVLTAYGELTVLTRSASALADQACQAVRGGLADGEDLTYEEYAEVSVLVAMAEAAASRAAQETTARALDIIGARSASARLGFDRFWRNARTHTLYEPVGQRLRDVGDYFLNGAYPPFVLPV
- a CDS encoding purine-cytosine permease family protein, which produces MSAEPRLAEVAEPEPAQQAAPGTDQAVKETLEDYTLRFAPRSYRRWTPMVVATTALGGIAYMADFSIGAGIGLAHGTGNALLAIAVAAVVIFVTGFPLAYYGARYNIDLDLITRGSGFGYFGSVLTSVIFASFTFIFFALEGSIMAQGLKLGLGLPLWLGYLVSTLMVIPLVIYGMTALSKLQVWTTPIWLLLMVGPLVYLVATDPGTVDRFLAYAGTDGDGGINTASVLLGAGVCLSLIAQIGEQIDYLRFMPPKTEANKRSWWTAVVMAGPGWVVLGALKQAIGVFLAVYIIAEVGASAAPEPIQQFKGAFDAMMPSWLVVPLAVVLVVISQIKINVTNAYSGSLAWTNSFTRVTRRYPGRMVFVLVNLGFALALMEADMFSFLNGILGFYSNCAIAWVVTVATDIGINKYVLKLSPHAPEFRRGMLYAVNPVGVVAFVAASGLSIALYFHALGDMLQPYSPVAAAVIAFVLTPLMAVVTKGRYYLRRTDDGIAEPLLDEDGNPSAVTYECHVCRQQFERPDVAACRTHDAVVCSLCLSTDKVGDHVLPAAV
- a CDS encoding dihydrofolate reductase family protein, with protein sequence MRKIIVCTFLSLDGVMQAPGGPDEDAESGFEHGGWQKPVSDDEVGAAIAGWYEPSDAMLLGRKTYDIFAAYWPTADPGNPFTERMNSMRKYVASRTLTSLEWENSTLLEGDVADAVRELKASDGGDINVVGSGDLAQTLMRHDLVDEYRLTIHPVIIGTGKRLFADGAVPTALEPVGVSTTKSGTVVGVYRPTGRPGYDSY
- a CDS encoding winged helix DNA-binding domain-containing protein, whose translation is MTVLDARALNRATLARQLLLERAGLPALDAVAHLCGLQAQEPQEPFLGLWSRLRVFDPAELSDLLTGRRVVRTHLMRRTVHLVTTDDVVAWRARHDGMLRQRVLGVYRRELDGVDPDELAAAGREVLADGEPRSMPELARAVAGRWPAAGPRPLGEMLVAALLPTVQLPPRGLWRTKAGARYALISSWLGREIDPPAPDGSDPVGQALVRRYLTAYGPAASADLRAWCGLAGLPGAVSALREELVAFRDERGRELLDLPDAPRPDPDTPAPVRFLPAFDNAILGYHDRSRIIDDAHRHLSVAGERVVLVDGRVAATWTVEADTVLVTPLRRFSRTDRTGVTEEGRAMASFLSGDESDRVRIAASPG
- a CDS encoding glycosyltransferase family 39 protein, which produces MSTVQLRRPPAGTGHPELHPTSRGLGPRLRTAAVRHGPVLLTYGVLKLAGFAVFMYLLDSAGDFRKKNPRFGGGEHAWDVLASWDGWWYQQVAEHGYDPALKPVPGATGMITLEGNSAAFFPLYPTLMRLVSECTGLGLYGAGMVVSVVASFAAALGIYAVSKRLGGHRAGLVAAGLWAVWPGSGTEWSGYSESLYTALAAWACHAVMTRRWLTAGLLTFAAGLCRPTAVALVAALAFAAVMALRRREDGIRRPLAAVAIAPLGLFGYLAWVNYRMGDLNGYSKLQDGAWGHKFDWGVHSFNVLTSIPVGHFDYLFAMPFEDVIGVCVVLMVPVLTVLLIRLRPPGVLVVYTVLSYLMVMTTQQYFGNVSRYLLPLFPLFVPLALAMRRLRWPSLTTVLGMAALASGSYAGYVLFVLGVP
- a CDS encoding Rv1733c family protein yields the protein MTTSVRTTVRWWRWRRNVLKRRVDVVEAWVVLAGWVLALLGGVVAGLVAAGTVEQAVERQRAESRQVPAVVVKDAPGPSSAGGASDHRVWGKVRWTAPDGSIHRDEARVPPRAPAGSTHSVWVNRSGDLTTPPVTGGEAWLHTVMGGALAGVFAGSAVLGAAWLTRLFLDRRRMAQWEAEWERIDTRRGWKTG
- a CDS encoding PP2C family protein-serine/threonine phosphatase, yielding MERSGEGARRMLAELLDASHLMPIELLPAKATACARAASFHQVLIYVADLQRTTLRLVPGGEAAPQGHDTELHVEGTVAGRAYQYGDVLPAAPPGGELFQWWVPLLDGTERIGLLRVSTERDDAEARVDMEALAALISLIIVSKRGTSDALAKLVRARPMSVTAEMQWNLLPPRTYADGRVAISASLEPAYDISGDVFEYAVDGPLVHLTIFDAMGHDTAAGLSGALALGACRNARRQGAGLVEKADAVEAALLEQYDHRRYVTGVLATLDTRTGVLRWVNRGHHPPIIIRDNRWTSHLACPPAHPMGTDLGLRTLVCEEHLQPGDRIVFYTDGITEARRSGGREFGLARFTDFLIRHHADGLPVPETLRRLIQAVLEYHDGRLQDDATVLLCEWIGPHLQPADTAAGLTGLSSTGLRGEGGAAGNPR
- a CDS encoding DNA alkylation repair protein, with the translated sequence MAELAALEDPKARAVNERHGDDHGVNLGKLRALAKRLKTQHELARGLWETDDTAARLLALLICRPKAFGRDELDVMLRGARAPKVHDWLVNYVVKKSPHCEELRLAWTADPDPVVASAGWALTTERVAKRPEGLDLAGLLDVIEAEMKDGPDRLQWAMNHCLARIGIERPELRGRAIGIGERLEVLKDYPTSPGCTSPYAPVWIDEMVRRQQS